A genome region from Gemmatimonadota bacterium includes the following:
- a CDS encoding DUF853 family protein: MSSALESARAVFSGHGDAITLGAVVHDGTCHAEPLVRIPLAMMNRHGLIAGATGTGKTKTLQLIAEQLSNAGVPVFMADIKGDLSGVGAAGEANEKVTARAADTGYQWSASAFPVEFLSLTGAKGAQLRATVSSFGPQLLAKVLDLNETQTSVLALVFKYCDDKGLLLLDLADLRSVLQYLSDDGADELKAYGGMSKQTVGVLLREMVELEQQGAGKFFGEPMFDLDDLLQVERDGRGLVSVLELSDVQQKPALFSTFMLWMLATLYNELPEVGDIDRPKLVFFFDEAHLLFDNSSKALLDQIEQVVRLIRSKGVGVFFITQSPKDIPDTVLAQLGNRVQHALRAFTPDDEKALRAAARTFPKTEFYDVQQTLTSMGIGEAMVVTLSPKGTPTPPFVSRMIPPQSRMGPLTDAEMDRRLQTPQVKKYATAVDRESAHEMLQARFEAAEAEAAAAEAEAPAAPPARGRAAAAAPADTGILGQVLNSSVGKSMIRTAAVAVTGTLVRGMLGALLGGKKTTTRSTRRR; this comes from the coding sequence ATGTCCTCCGCCCTCGAATCTGCCCGCGCCGTCTTTTCCGGCCACGGTGACGCCATCACCCTTGGTGCCGTGGTGCATGATGGCACGTGCCACGCCGAGCCCCTCGTGCGCATTCCGCTGGCGATGATGAATCGTCACGGCCTCATCGCCGGGGCCACCGGGACGGGGAAGACCAAGACGTTGCAGCTGATCGCCGAGCAGCTCTCCAACGCCGGAGTGCCGGTCTTCATGGCCGACATCAAGGGCGACCTGTCGGGGGTCGGCGCGGCGGGTGAAGCCAACGAGAAGGTGACGGCCCGCGCCGCCGACACCGGCTACCAGTGGTCGGCGAGCGCCTTCCCGGTGGAGTTCCTGAGCCTAACGGGAGCGAAGGGGGCGCAGCTGCGGGCGACGGTTTCGTCGTTCGGGCCGCAGCTCCTGGCCAAGGTGCTCGACCTCAACGAGACGCAGACCAGCGTGCTCGCCCTCGTCTTCAAGTATTGCGACGACAAGGGGCTGCTGCTCCTCGACCTGGCCGACCTGCGCAGCGTGCTGCAGTACCTGAGCGACGACGGCGCCGATGAGCTCAAGGCCTACGGCGGGATGTCGAAGCAGACGGTCGGCGTGCTGCTGCGCGAGATGGTCGAACTGGAGCAGCAGGGAGCGGGGAAGTTTTTCGGCGAGCCGATGTTCGACCTCGACGACCTGCTGCAGGTGGAGCGCGACGGGCGCGGGCTGGTGAGCGTGCTCGAGTTGAGCGACGTGCAGCAGAAGCCGGCGCTCTTCTCGACCTTCATGCTGTGGATGCTGGCCACGCTGTACAACGAACTCCCCGAGGTCGGCGACATCGACCGCCCCAAGCTCGTGTTCTTCTTCGACGAGGCGCACCTGCTCTTCGACAACTCCAGCAAGGCGTTGCTGGACCAGATCGAACAGGTGGTGCGCCTCATCCGCTCCAAGGGGGTCGGCGTCTTCTTCATCACGCAGAGCCCCAAGGACATCCCGGACACCGTGTTGGCGCAGCTTGGCAACCGAGTGCAGCACGCGCTGCGCGCCTTCACGCCGGACGACGAGAAGGCGCTGCGGGCCGCTGCGCGCACCTTTCCCAAGACGGAGTTCTACGACGTGCAGCAGACGCTCACGTCGATGGGGATCGGCGAGGCGATGGTCGTGACACTCTCGCCCAAGGGGACGCCGACGCCGCCGTTCGTGTCGCGGATGATCCCCCCGCAGTCGCGCATGGGGCCACTGACCGACGCGGAGATGGACCGCCGGCTGCAAACGCCGCAGGTGAAGAAGTACGCCACGGCCGTGGACCGCGAGAGCGCGCACGAGATGCTGCAGGCGCGCTTCGAGGCAGCTGAGGCCGAAGCCGCGGCGGCAGAGGCTGAAGCACCAGCGGCGCCGCCGGCGCGCGGACGCGCGGCCGCTGCCGCGCCGGCCGATACCGGGATCCTCGGGCAGGTGCTCAACTCGTCCGTCGGGAAGAGCATGATCCGCACGGCCGCCGTGGCGGTGACCGGGACGCTCGTGCGCGGGATGCTCGGCGCGCTGCTGGGGGGGAAGAAGACCACGACGCGCTCGACGCGCCGGCGGTAG
- a CDS encoding PQQ-binding-like beta-propeller repeat protein — MARSRASLVYVGIKAHVIAFNRKTGEEVWRTQLPAKYKSTADFVNVVRDAEGLFATCAGEVFALDPRDGTLLWKDALKGLGTGLLTLATDLGGSSQTTVLTESAHQQRAATAAAAGAAG, encoded by the coding sequence ATGGCCCGCAGTCGCGCATCGCTCGTCTACGTCGGGATCAAGGCACACGTCATTGCCTTCAATCGGAAGACGGGTGAAGAAGTCTGGCGCACCCAGCTGCCGGCCAAGTACAAGTCGACCGCCGACTTCGTGAACGTGGTACGCGATGCAGAGGGGCTCTTCGCCACGTGCGCCGGCGAGGTCTTCGCACTCGACCCGCGCGACGGGACCTTGTTGTGGAAGGACGCGCTCAAGGGGCTGGGCACCGGCCTCCTGACGTTGGCGACCGACCTGGGCGGGAGTTCGCAAACGACGGTCCTGACCGAATCGGCCCACCAGCAGCGCGCGGCGACCGCGGCCGCCGCCGGCGCCGCGGGCTGA
- a CDS encoding M20/M25/M40 family metallo-hydrolase gives MRSFLRATALFTLLAGTGASAQVSSSATEDSLARAVLKELIEINTAPSGGAMSTATRAMAARLMAAGFDAGDVQLAGPDAAHQNLVVTLRGRDRQAKPVLLLAHIDVVEALASDWSMDPFTLHELDGYFYGRGTTDNKGGAAVIIANMLRWKRERFVPSRDVIAVLTTDEETTAEAGIQWLLANVPRLKAAEYALNTDAGGMLAGKGDEPPRFFVQSSEKMYQTFRLEVSNRGGHSSLPRADNAIYALARALAKVEAFHFPVMYNEVTRVSFARSATLAKGQVAADLRALAGGARSGPAVARMSREPGINGNLRTTCVATMLSGGHAENALPQRATATVNCRIFPGVSEREVQATLERVVGDTSVHFSTVGVSTPSPASPLRPDVMGVVESASREIWPRAVSIPVMENGATDGLFLRNLNVPVYGVSGPLYDGDDDRAHGRDERLSVRHFNETREFWYRMVKGLLGDATRM, from the coding sequence ATGCGTTCTTTCCTGCGAGCGACCGCCCTGTTCACCCTCCTGGCTGGCACTGGCGCGTCGGCCCAGGTCTCCTCCAGTGCCACCGAGGACTCGCTGGCGCGCGCGGTGCTGAAGGAACTCATCGAGATCAACACCGCTCCCAGTGGCGGGGCGATGAGCACGGCGACGCGGGCGATGGCGGCGCGGCTGATGGCCGCCGGATTCGACGCGGGCGATGTGCAGCTGGCGGGGCCCGATGCGGCCCACCAGAACCTGGTCGTCACCCTGCGCGGGCGCGATCGCCAGGCCAAGCCGGTGCTGCTGCTGGCGCACATCGATGTCGTCGAGGCCCTGGCCAGCGACTGGTCGATGGATCCGTTCACGCTGCACGAGCTGGACGGCTACTTCTACGGGCGCGGGACGACAGACAACAAGGGCGGTGCAGCCGTCATCATCGCCAACATGCTGCGCTGGAAGCGCGAGCGCTTCGTCCCCTCGCGCGACGTGATTGCGGTGCTGACCACCGACGAGGAGACGACCGCGGAGGCGGGGATTCAATGGCTCCTGGCCAACGTGCCGCGCCTCAAGGCGGCGGAGTACGCACTCAACACGGACGCGGGGGGGATGCTCGCGGGGAAGGGGGACGAGCCGCCACGCTTCTTCGTGCAGTCGTCGGAGAAGATGTACCAGACCTTTCGTCTGGAGGTCAGCAATCGGGGCGGGCACTCCTCGCTGCCGCGCGCCGACAACGCGATCTATGCGCTCGCGCGCGCGCTCGCGAAGGTGGAGGCCTTCCACTTTCCCGTCATGTACAACGAGGTCACTCGCGTCTCGTTCGCCCGATCGGCCACCTTGGCGAAGGGACAGGTGGCGGCTGATCTCCGCGCCCTCGCCGGCGGTGCCCGCAGCGGCCCTGCCGTCGCCCGGATGTCGCGCGAACCCGGCATCAACGGCAACCTCCGCACGACCTGCGTCGCGACGATGCTCTCCGGCGGTCACGCCGAGAACGCCCTCCCGCAACGGGCGACCGCGACCGTCAACTGCCGGATCTTCCCGGGGGTGAGCGAGCGGGAGGTGCAGGCGACGCTCGAGCGGGTGGTCGGCGACACCTCGGTCCACTTCTCGACCGTCGGCGTCAGCACGCCGAGTCCGGCCTCACCCCTTCGTCCGGACGTGATGGGGGTGGTCGAGTCGGCGTCGCGCGAGATCTGGCCTCGCGCGGTCTCGATCCCGGTCATGGAGAACGGCGCGACCGACGGGCTCTTCCTGCGCAACCTGAACGTCCCGGTGTACGGGGTCTCGGGGCCGCTGTATGACGGCGACGACGACCGGGCGCACGGACGTGACGAGCGGTTGAGCGTGCGGCATTTCAACGAGACGCGGGAGTTCTGGTATCGTATGGTGAAGGGGCTGCTGGGCGACGCGACACGGATGTAG
- a CDS encoding TonB family protein, which yields MRFTLPESSHRRQRSPGGTLVSVALHAVVIGGTLVATGMSAERPRPATPPAETLIYVVEPPTARPTARPSLPPPRRAVTPDRTITPPALPTPLVVSDPTIVPTSLPAIDQPLGAPFDSTVRAATGVASGDSLASSQGSGDPGAALSAFAVDREVVAIRGVAPRYPSLLANAGVEGTVVLQFVVDTLGRVEPRSLEVVRADQPLFVQSVREALTRTRFVPAEAAGRKVRQLVEQAFTFNLARR from the coding sequence ATGCGCTTCACCCTACCCGAATCATCGCACCGCCGCCAGCGCTCGCCGGGCGGAACCCTCGTCAGCGTCGCACTGCACGCGGTCGTGATCGGCGGCACGCTGGTCGCCACCGGGATGTCGGCCGAGCGCCCGCGCCCCGCGACGCCTCCCGCCGAAACGCTGATCTACGTCGTCGAGCCGCCGACGGCGCGTCCGACGGCTCGTCCGTCCCTTCCTCCCCCTCGCCGGGCGGTGACACCCGACCGGACGATCACTCCCCCGGCTCTTCCGACGCCGCTCGTCGTGAGCGATCCGACCATCGTTCCCACGTCGCTTCCCGCCATCGACCAACCGCTCGGCGCCCCCTTCGATTCGACAGTGCGGGCCGCGACGGGCGTTGCATCGGGCGATTCACTTGCCTCGTCCCAGGGGAGCGGCGATCCTGGCGCCGCGCTCTCCGCCTTCGCCGTCGACCGCGAGGTCGTCGCCATTCGTGGCGTCGCCCCGCGCTATCCGAGCCTGCTCGCCAACGCCGGGGTCGAGGGGACGGTGGTGCTACAGTTCGTCGTCGACACGCTGGGCCGGGTGGAGCCGCGAAGCCTCGAGGTCGTGCGCGCTGACCAGCCGCTCTTCGTGCAGAGCGTGCGCGAGGCGCTCACGCGTACGCGCTTCGTGCCGGCCGAGGCGGCGGGACGCAAGGTGCGGCAGTTGGTGGAGCAGGCGTTCACCTTCAACCTCGCGCGCCGGTAG
- a CDS encoding carboxypeptidase regulatory-like domain-containing protein: MRRWLASRGVRAVQALRLAAGAAAALLALRPATGQAQVVRGTVRDAASGAPLAGVIVALYRASGSATDDERLVATLTDADGGYALTPNDTGRFVVTAKRIGVRRFQSPAIALARGQTHRLDITLEGVRFDLPVVTVSGATPCNTRSADRARIAALWEEARTALTASELSLRERLFRARITRYHRILEPRSLTVRHESRDVRQGVTEHAFESFAAESLAVHGYARMLPDGEIEYFAPDERVLLSGTFVRDHCFALARDEGNGETGITFVPVRTRRVTDIEGTIWLDARSYELRRVTFRYTNFPMPLRDPRVGGEVQFTRLARGAWHVSRWFMRVPQMELRRDVSGTARTGRVVTDRPVLTGFAEDGGHVIPDEARGAATMAQLNGRVVDSSGRAPLAGARVTLAGMDHSTVVQRDGSFRLADIPAGSYTLLVEHDDYARFGIFAVEQVLTIDEGRTSTTLAQALGTSQILRQLCGYDEVPDSVTAVRILLPPDAPTDSAAPRVAHLSWGNLRVLTPTIPGGMVRTTTLALDLPADAAGGVTACALPREKLITVEERFANGALARRYEFRTPERGFLVVQLRAP; encoded by the coding sequence ATGAGGCGTTGGTTAGCGTCGCGCGGTGTCCGTGCGGTGCAGGCCTTGCGGCTGGCGGCTGGGGCGGCCGCGGCACTTCTGGCACTGCGTCCGGCGACCGGGCAGGCGCAAGTGGTGCGCGGCACGGTGCGCGACGCCGCCAGCGGCGCGCCGCTCGCCGGCGTGATCGTGGCGCTGTACCGTGCATCGGGGAGCGCCACCGACGACGAGCGACTCGTCGCCACCCTGACCGACGCCGACGGGGGCTACGCCCTCACCCCCAACGACACCGGTCGCTTCGTCGTGACGGCCAAGCGCATCGGCGTGCGGCGGTTCCAGTCGCCGGCCATCGCCCTCGCCCGCGGTCAGACGCATCGCCTCGACATCACGCTCGAAGGGGTGCGCTTCGACCTCCCGGTGGTCACCGTGTCGGGGGCCACGCCGTGCAACACCCGCTCGGCGGACCGCGCGCGCATCGCCGCGCTGTGGGAGGAGGCGCGCACCGCGCTCACCGCCAGCGAGCTCTCGCTGCGCGAGCGCCTCTTTCGCGCCAGGATCACGCGCTATCACCGGATCCTCGAGCCGCGATCGCTCACCGTGCGTCATGAATCGCGCGACGTTCGGCAGGGCGTGACCGAGCATGCGTTCGAGAGCTTTGCCGCCGAGTCGCTGGCGGTACACGGATACGCGCGGATGCTCCCCGACGGGGAGATCGAGTACTTCGCCCCCGACGAACGAGTCCTCCTGTCCGGCACCTTCGTGCGCGACCACTGCTTTGCCCTCGCGCGCGACGAGGGGAACGGCGAGACGGGGATCACCTTCGTCCCGGTGCGCACGAGACGGGTGACGGACATCGAAGGGACGATCTGGCTCGATGCCCGCTCCTATGAGCTGCGGCGCGTGACGTTCCGCTATACCAACTTCCCGATGCCGCTGCGCGACCCACGCGTGGGTGGCGAGGTGCAGTTCACCCGCCTGGCGCGCGGGGCGTGGCACGTCTCGCGGTGGTTCATGCGCGTGCCGCAGATGGAGTTGCGGCGCGACGTCAGCGGGACGGCGCGCACCGGTCGTGTCGTCACCGATCGCCCGGTCCTCACGGGCTTCGCCGAGGATGGCGGGCACGTGATACCCGACGAGGCGCGTGGCGCGGCGACAATGGCGCAGCTCAACGGGCGCGTGGTCGACAGCAGCGGACGCGCCCCGCTGGCCGGCGCGCGGGTGACGCTGGCCGGGATGGACCACTCGACCGTGGTCCAGCGCGATGGATCCTTCCGACTGGCCGACATCCCCGCCGGGAGCTACACCCTGCTGGTGGAGCATGACGACTACGCGCGATTCGGGATCTTCGCGGTGGAGCAGGTGCTGACGATCGACGAGGGACGTACCTCGACGACCCTGGCCCAGGCGCTCGGGACATCGCAGATCCTCCGGCAGCTCTGCGGGTACGATGAGGTTCCCGACTCCGTGACCGCCGTGCGCATCCTCCTGCCACCAGACGCCCCGACCGACAGTGCCGCCCCGCGTGTCGCCCACCTGTCCTGGGGCAACCTCCGCGTGCTGACTCCGACGATTCCCGGCGGGATGGTGCGGACGACGACGTTGGCGCTCGACCTTCCCGCCGATGCGGCTGGCGGCGTGACGGCCTGCGCGCTGCCGCGGGAGAAGCTCATCACGGTGGAGGAACGGTTCGCCAACGGGGCGCTCGCGCGCCGCTACGAATTCCGCACACCAGAGCGCGGTTTCCTCGTCGTCCAGCTGCGCGCGCCGTGA
- a CDS encoding carboxypeptidase regulatory-like domain-containing protein: MLLADPLSAQITRGTVKQATAGLPISGALVELIAADSTPGTGARVASTLSDGNGDFTLRAPSPGRYRLGAKRIGVRRYISDPFTLGAGETRSFPIELEALEYRLPEIVVAANALCSIEPADRARVASLWEEARTALDAAEISLRDRLFTAQVTRYARELEPRTLRVLQEGRSEVRGVVGAPITTLPPESLSTSGYWRAVPGGGALYYVPDPAALLSDDFQGDHCFRPVTGRGVRQGLTGLAFLPSASRNVPDVRGTLWLDARSFELRVVEFSYTRLPDGVDSTSVGGELHFARLANGAWIVRRWFLRVPVTGRPAGPVTTDGSAPWVLVRPATTSLGEEGAEVTTDELRAPVLPATISGVLRDSTGKRALAGAVVRIGGATRTVVPDSAGRFTIDALAPGPIALLATSASYDSLGIAAADLSLELASGEVRRIALTARDARATTMRLCNGEAAPFGHGTVHLVVRDSASGAPLAGAAATLRWMSAAGRAAGDPVAVEKEATSDARGMLAVCAVPSEREATLRVTPATGWAAVTRVLVIRAREVHHVEVRLAPSPPTE; encoded by the coding sequence GTGCTGCTGGCGGATCCGCTCTCGGCGCAGATCACGCGGGGGACCGTGAAGCAGGCGACTGCCGGTCTCCCGATCTCGGGCGCCCTGGTGGAGTTGATCGCGGCGGACAGCACGCCGGGGACCGGCGCGCGTGTCGCGTCGACGTTGAGCGACGGGAACGGCGACTTCACGCTGCGAGCGCCCTCGCCGGGTCGGTATCGACTCGGCGCGAAACGCATTGGCGTGCGTCGCTACATCAGCGATCCCTTCACGCTCGGCGCGGGCGAAACACGATCGTTCCCCATCGAGCTCGAAGCGCTCGAGTATCGCCTCCCCGAAATCGTCGTCGCCGCCAACGCGCTCTGTTCGATCGAGCCCGCCGATCGCGCTCGTGTGGCGTCGTTGTGGGAGGAGGCGCGCACGGCGCTCGATGCGGCCGAGATCTCGTTGCGGGACCGGCTGTTCACGGCGCAGGTGACGCGCTACGCGCGCGAGCTGGAGCCCAGGACGCTGCGCGTGCTGCAGGAAGGGCGGAGCGAGGTGCGTGGTGTGGTGGGGGCGCCCATCACGACGCTGCCACCCGAATCGCTCTCGACGAGCGGCTACTGGCGGGCCGTCCCCGGCGGCGGGGCGCTCTATTATGTCCCCGACCCGGCGGCGCTCCTGAGCGACGACTTCCAGGGCGATCACTGCTTTCGCCCCGTGACCGGGCGCGGGGTGCGACAGGGGCTGACCGGGCTGGCGTTCCTCCCTTCCGCCAGCCGCAACGTCCCCGACGTGCGCGGCACGCTCTGGCTCGACGCGCGCAGCTTCGAACTACGGGTGGTCGAGTTCTCCTACACGCGTCTCCCCGACGGGGTGGACTCCACGTCCGTGGGGGGCGAGCTACACTTTGCACGACTGGCCAACGGCGCGTGGATCGTGCGGCGCTGGTTCCTGCGCGTCCCGGTCACCGGACGCCCGGCAGGCCCGGTGACGACGGACGGGAGTGCGCCGTGGGTCCTGGTGCGGCCCGCGACAACGAGCCTTGGGGAGGAAGGGGCGGAGGTGACGACCGACGAACTGCGCGCACCTGTCCTCCCGGCAACGATCAGCGGCGTGTTGCGCGACAGCACGGGGAAGCGCGCGCTGGCGGGCGCCGTCGTTCGCATCGGCGGGGCGACGCGCACGGTCGTGCCGGACAGTGCCGGACGGTTCACGATCGACGCACTCGCGCCCGGGCCCATCGCGCTGCTGGCGACCAGTGCGAGTTACGACTCGCTGGGGATTGCGGCTGCTGACCTGTCGCTCGAACTGGCGAGCGGCGAGGTGCGTCGCATCGCGCTCACCGCGCGCGATGCGCGGGCCACGACGATGCGGCTCTGCAATGGCGAGGCGGCGCCCTTTGGACATGGGACGGTACACCTGGTCGTGCGCGACTCGGCGAGCGGCGCACCGCTCGCGGGTGCGGCGGCGACGCTGCGATGGATGAGCGCCGCCGGCCGCGCAGCGGGCGATCCTGTGGCGGTCGAAAAGGAGGCGACGAGCGACGCGCGCGGGATGCTTGCCGTGTGCGCGGTGCCGAGCGAACGCGAGGCCACACTGCGCGTGACGCCGGCGACGGGGTGGGCTGCCGTGACGCGCGTGCTCGTGATTCGCGCCCGCGAGGTGCACCACGTGGAGGTGCGGCTGGCGCCGAGTCCCCCTACCGAATGA
- the tkt gene encoding transketolase yields MDAVQKAESGHPGAPMGLAPLAYSLFTKHLRHNPADPAWPNRDRFVLSNGHASMLLYSVLHLSGYDLPLEELKNFRQWGSKTPGHPEHGHTPGVETTTGPLGQGLAMAVGMAAAEAHLAATFNRDGHAIVDHFTYFIAGDGCLMEGISHEAASFAGHFKLGKIIGFYDDNGISIDGKTEITYSDDAAKRFEAYGWQVLRVDDVNDLAAIDAAVAEAKSDLSRPTLVITKTHIGYGSPNRQDTAKAHGEPLGAAELALTKQALGWTETEPFAIPAEALAHWRSVQGRGAEANDAWRKSLIAYAKAHPEAAKEFGRRMQGDLPAGWQQALPVFTPENGNLASRNASGIVLNALGAKIPELVGGSADLSGSNITVLKDTPRFAAESYAGRNVHFGVREFGMGAIMNGMTLHGGVIPYGGTFLVFADYMRPAIRLAALMRQQVIYVFTHDSIGLGEDGPTHQPVEHLTSLRCIPNVTVIRPADAAETAEAWRSALLHKNGPVALILTRQKLPLIDRAKYGAVASAARGGYILADASPETPDVVLIASGSEVEIAMKAQEALVADGIKARVVSMPSQELFLAQTPEYQDAVLPPGAKRVAVEAAHSMSWQRFVGRDGAVVGIDTFGASAPYQKLYAAYGITAEHVVAEAKRVIGR; encoded by the coding sequence ATGGACGCCGTGCAAAAGGCCGAGAGTGGCCACCCCGGCGCCCCGATGGGGCTCGCCCCCCTCGCGTACTCGCTCTTCACCAAGCACCTGCGGCACAACCCCGCCGACCCGGCGTGGCCCAACCGCGATCGCTTCGTGCTCTCCAACGGGCATGCGTCGATGCTGCTGTACTCGGTGTTGCACCTGTCCGGCTATGACCTGCCGCTCGAGGAGCTGAAGAACTTCCGGCAGTGGGGGAGCAAGACGCCGGGCCACCCCGAGCACGGGCACACCCCGGGGGTGGAGACGACGACCGGGCCGCTGGGGCAGGGGCTGGCGATGGCGGTGGGGATGGCCGCGGCCGAAGCCCACCTGGCCGCGACCTTCAACCGCGACGGACACGCGATCGTCGACCACTTCACGTACTTCATCGCAGGCGACGGCTGCCTGATGGAGGGGATTTCGCACGAGGCCGCGTCGTTCGCCGGGCACTTCAAGCTCGGGAAGATCATCGGCTTCTACGACGACAACGGGATCTCGATCGACGGCAAGACGGAGATCACCTACAGCGACGATGCCGCCAAGCGCTTCGAGGCCTACGGCTGGCAGGTGCTCCGCGTCGATGACGTCAACGACCTCGCGGCGATCGATGCCGCGGTGGCCGAGGCCAAGTCCGACCTCTCGCGTCCCACGCTCGTCATCACCAAGACACACATCGGCTACGGTTCGCCCAACCGGCAGGACACGGCCAAGGCGCACGGCGAGCCGTTAGGCGCCGCCGAGCTGGCGCTCACCAAGCAGGCGCTGGGCTGGACGGAAACCGAGCCGTTCGCCATTCCGGCCGAGGCGCTGGCGCACTGGCGCAGCGTGCAGGGGCGCGGGGCCGAGGCCAACGATGCCTGGCGCAAGTCGCTGATTGCCTACGCCAAGGCACATCCCGAAGCCGCCAAGGAGTTCGGGCGCCGCATGCAGGGCGACCTCCCCGCCGGGTGGCAGCAGGCGCTGCCGGTCTTCACGCCGGAGAACGGGAACCTCGCCAGCCGCAATGCATCGGGTATCGTCCTCAACGCGCTCGGCGCGAAGATCCCCGAGCTCGTCGGCGGGTCGGCCGACCTCAGCGGCTCCAACATCACCGTCCTCAAGGACACGCCGCGCTTTGCCGCCGAGAGCTACGCCGGGCGCAACGTCCACTTCGGCGTGCGCGAGTTCGGGATGGGGGCGATCATGAACGGGATGACGCTGCACGGCGGTGTCATTCCGTACGGCGGCACCTTCCTGGTCTTCGCCGACTACATGCGCCCCGCCATCCGCCTGGCGGCGCTGATGCGGCAGCAGGTGATCTACGTCTTCACGCACGACTCGATCGGCCTGGGCGAGGATGGCCCCACGCACCAGCCGGTGGAGCACCTCACGTCGCTGCGCTGCATCCCCAACGTCACCGTGATTCGCCCGGCCGACGCCGCCGAGACGGCCGAGGCGTGGCGTTCCGCCCTGCTGCACAAGAACGGGCCGGTGGCGCTCATCCTCACCCGCCAGAAGCTCCCGCTGATCGATCGCGCGAAGTACGGCGCCGTCGCCTCGGCGGCGCGTGGCGGCTACATCCTCGCCGACGCCTCGCCCGAAACGCCCGACGTGGTGCTGATTGCCTCGGGGTCGGAGGTGGAGATCGCGATGAAGGCGCAGGAGGCGTTGGTGGCCGATGGGATCAAGGCACGCGTGGTGAGCATGCCGAGCCAGGAGCTCTTCCTGGCGCAGACCCCCGAGTACCAGGACGCCGTGCTTCCGCCAGGCGCAAAGCGCGTCGCCGTGGAGGCCGCACACTCGATGTCGTGGCAGCGCTTCGTCGGGCGTGACGGTGCGGTCGTCGGGATCGACACGTTCGGCGCGAGCGCGCCGTACCAGAAGCTCTACGCCGCGTACGGGATCACGGCCGAGCACGTGGTGGCGGAGGCCAAGCGCGTGATCGGTCGATAG